One region of Oxalobacteraceae bacterium OTU3CAMAD1 genomic DNA includes:
- the alr gene encoding alanine racemase, translating to MPRPIVATIHIASLQHNLARAKAGSPGAKVWGVLKANGYGHGLERAMRGFADADGLALVEVDNAVRLREMGWKKPILLLEGFFGPDDVNTMAGYNLEAAVHCNEQLAWLEAAQEALTARGIKLNLHLKMNSGMNRLGFMPDAFAAAHARLVAISCVGSITLMTHFANADDAKHLLLPIDEQIRRFEAAAAGLPGMRSLSNSAGVLRQDELADILRNDWVRPGIMLYGGTPGGKSAEEYGLLPAMTLTSEIIGVQNIAAGDVVGYGSRFQAEGPMRVGVVACGYADGYPRHAPVDTPVLVDGVRTRLVGRVSMDLLTVDLTDLPDVKIGSKVTLWGQGLPIDEVANAAGTIGYELMCALGQRVAVVED from the coding sequence ATGCCAAGGCCAATCGTCGCGACCATCCACATTGCATCACTGCAGCATAATTTGGCGCGCGCCAAGGCCGGCTCGCCCGGCGCCAAGGTGTGGGGCGTGCTCAAGGCCAATGGCTACGGCCACGGCCTGGAGCGGGCGATGCGCGGCTTCGCCGACGCCGACGGCCTGGCGCTGGTAGAAGTCGACAACGCCGTACGGCTGCGCGAGATGGGCTGGAAAAAGCCGATCCTGTTACTAGAGGGTTTCTTCGGTCCCGACGATGTGAACACCATGGCCGGCTACAACCTGGAGGCGGCCGTCCATTGCAACGAGCAGCTGGCGTGGCTGGAGGCGGCCCAGGAGGCGCTGACGGCGCGCGGCATCAAGCTCAATCTGCATCTGAAAATGAACAGCGGCATGAACAGGCTCGGCTTCATGCCCGATGCGTTCGCCGCTGCCCACGCGCGGCTGGTCGCCATTTCCTGTGTCGGCAGCATCACGCTGATGACCCACTTCGCCAACGCCGACGACGCCAAGCACCTGCTGTTGCCGATCGACGAGCAGATCCGCCGCTTCGAGGCCGCCGCCGCCGGCCTGCCGGGCATGCGCAGCCTGTCGAATTCGGCCGGCGTGCTGCGCCAGGACGAGCTGGCCGATATTCTACGCAACGACTGGGTGCGTCCCGGAATCATGCTGTACGGCGGCACGCCGGGCGGCAAGTCGGCCGAGGAATACGGCCTGCTGCCGGCCATGACCCTGACGAGCGAGATCATAGGCGTGCAGAACATCGCCGCCGGCGACGTGGTCGGCTACGGCAGCCGCTTCCAGGCCGAAGGGCCGATGCGGGTGGGCGTGGTCGCCTGCGGCTATGCGGACGGCTATCCGCGCCACGCGCCGGTCGATACACCGGTGCTGGTCGACGGCGTACGCACCCGCCTGGTCGGGCGCGTGTCGATGGACCTGCTGACGGTCGACCTGACCGATCTGCCCGACGTTAAAATCGGCAGCAAGGTGACGTTGTGGGGCCAGGGCTTGCCGATCGACGAGGTCGCCAACGCGGCCGGCACCATCGGCTATGAGCTGATGTGCGCGCTGGGGCAGCGCGTGGCCGTGGTCGAGGACTGA
- a CDS encoding CoA transferase codes for MLQAVSSALALPDGVQDAVRFGGEGALPSYYAVTDLAAASVGAAGLVLRQLIVAQGGDAMPVHVDRRLASLWFGWSLHPIGWERPPLWDAVAGDYATADGWIRLHTNAIRHRDAALAVLGCPVDRDAVVRAVGGWRGAELEAAVVGNGGCAAMMRSAAEWAAHPQGVAVAAEPLIAFETRPLDGGATGHGWRGAATPGRPLAGLKVLDLTRVLAGPVATRFLARYGADVLRIDPPDWNEPGVIPEVTPGKRCARLDLRQPADRAVFEDLLARADVLVHGYRPAALERLGYGGQFRRALNPGLIDVCLDAYGWTGPLAGRRGFDSLVQMSSGIAEHGMRMQGANKPVPLPVQALDHSTGYLMAAAVLRGLLFRLADNRAMSARLSLARTAKLLTDSVPEVGAQPLAAAGEADLAPGIEHTEWGAARRLLPPVVIGGAVMVWDSPAASLGSAAPKFRDA; via the coding sequence ATGCTGCAAGCGGTGTCGTCGGCGCTGGCGCTGCCGGACGGCGTGCAAGACGCGGTCCGCTTCGGGGGAGAAGGCGCGCTGCCATCGTATTACGCCGTCACCGATCTGGCGGCCGCGTCGGTCGGGGCGGCGGGACTGGTGCTTCGGCAGTTGATCGTTGCGCAGGGCGGCGATGCCATGCCGGTGCATGTCGACCGCAGGCTGGCGTCGCTCTGGTTCGGCTGGTCGTTGCATCCAATCGGCTGGGAGCGCCCGCCGTTGTGGGACGCGGTGGCCGGCGACTACGCCACCGCCGACGGCTGGATACGCTTGCACACCAACGCCATCCGTCACCGCGACGCGGCCCTGGCCGTCCTGGGTTGCCCGGTCGATCGCGACGCCGTGGTGCGCGCGGTCGGGGGATGGCGCGGCGCGGAGCTCGAGGCGGCGGTGGTCGGCAACGGCGGATGCGCGGCGATGATGCGCTCGGCGGCGGAATGGGCGGCGCATCCGCAGGGCGTCGCCGTCGCCGCCGAGCCGCTGATCGCGTTCGAGACGCGGCCGCTCGACGGGGGCGCCACCGGGCATGGCTGGCGCGGCGCCGCCACGCCCGGCCGGCCGCTGGCGGGATTGAAAGTGCTGGACCTCACGCGTGTGCTCGCCGGTCCGGTGGCAACCCGGTTTCTGGCCCGCTATGGCGCCGACGTGCTGCGCATCGATCCACCCGACTGGAACGAGCCGGGCGTGATCCCCGAAGTAACGCCGGGCAAACGCTGCGCGCGGCTGGACCTGCGCCAGCCGGCCGACCGTGCCGTCTTCGAGGACTTGCTGGCGCGGGCGGACGTGTTGGTGCACGGCTATCGTCCCGCCGCGCTGGAGCGGCTGGGTTATGGCGGGCAATTCCGCCGCGCGCTCAACCCGGGACTGATCGACGTCTGCCTGGACGCGTACGGCTGGACCGGTCCGCTGGCCGGCCGGCGCGGTTTCGACAGCCTGGTGCAAATGAGCTCGGGCATCGCCGAGCATGGCATGCGGATGCAGGGCGCCAACAAACCGGTGCCATTGCCGGTACAGGCGCTGGACCATTCCACTGGCTACCTGATGGCGGCCGCCGTGTTGCGGGGCTTGCTTTTCCGGTTGGCCGACAACCGCGCGATGAGTGCGCGGCTGTCGTTGGCGCGCACCGCCAAGCTGCTGACCGATTCCGTGCCCGAGGTCGGCGCGCAGCCCTTGGCCGCCGCAGGCGAGGCCGATCTGGCGCCGGGAATCGAACATACGGAGTGGGGCGCGGCCCGGCGGCTGTTACCACCGGTCGTTATTGGCGGCGCGGTGATGGTATGGGATAGTCCGGCGGCATCGCTTGGGTCGGCAGCGCCAAAATTCAGGGACGCGTAG
- a CDS encoding PilZ domain-containing protein, translating into MLVDQRSVARKIVRAKAVVVMDGMPPQQGRTIDLCATGLSLTFDHKLAVGHMGQVTFELFLDGKGQLVSSRAKVTYCIFSGDHFKIGYQFVNPDAATTSIVSKFIR; encoded by the coding sequence TTGTTAGTCGATCAACGATCAGTCGCGCGCAAGATCGTGCGCGCCAAGGCAGTCGTGGTGATGGATGGTATGCCTCCCCAGCAGGGCCGCACCATCGACCTCTGCGCCACCGGTTTGTCGCTCACGTTCGACCACAAGCTGGCGGTCGGGCACATGGGGCAGGTGACGTTTGAGCTTTTCCTGGACGGCAAGGGGCAACTGGTCAGCAGCCGCGCCAAGGTCACGTATTGCATCTTCAGCGGCGATCATTTCAAGATCGGCTACCAGTTCGTCAATCCGGACGCGGCCACCACCAGCATCGTCAGTAAGTTCATCCGCTAA
- the ppk1 gene encoding polyphosphate kinase 1: MKPDLHAEVNKNSAFLDRELSQLMFNRRVLAQAEDKNIPLLERLRYLCIASSNLDEFFEVRVASLLAAGSVDGSLANHPALVATLSRICEECHVLVEHQYEILNQEVLPELAANGVHLVRHNERNEAQRAWVKEYFDTEVRPLLTPIGLDPAHPFPQVVNKSLNFIVSLNGKDAFGRGTAIAIVKAPRVLPRVIRLPDELSDSGGVSFCLLSSIIHAHISDLFAGREVIAYSQFRVTRDSDLWVDEDEVKNLRQALKGELQGRQFGTSVRLEVAKNCPPELSQFLLDQFGLHQSRLYAVNGPVNLVRLTEIMDHVDNPALRFTPFFPGIAQKPGSADIFAALRKGDILLHHPFQSFQTVIDFIRSAALDPSVVAIKQTIYRTGMNSDLMESLITAARMGKEVTVIVELKARFDEEANINWADKLEQAGAQVVYGVVGLKTHAKVALVIRREEGKLRFYAHLGTGNYHPTTTKFYTDFGLLTCHPGISQEVNEVFIHLTSLTKPHRLTHLWLAPFALQNEIIKCIRNEARIARAGRPGRIIVKMNALVDESVIRALYAASKDGVKIDLIVRGACTLKPGVPGLSENIRVRSIIGRFLEHSRIYYFRNDLAHDVMLSSADWMSRNLFRRIEVAFPILDKTLKRRVLAEGLNPYLKDNVNAWELEADGHYTRRKTRAKQIGFSAQQHLMETLGTPGANLGDG; this comes from the coding sequence ATGAAGCCTGACTTGCATGCTGAAGTAAATAAGAACTCTGCTTTTCTGGACCGGGAACTGTCGCAACTGATGTTCAACCGGCGAGTGCTGGCGCAAGCCGAAGACAAGAACATTCCTTTATTAGAACGCCTGCGTTATCTGTGCATCGCCAGCAGCAACCTGGACGAGTTTTTCGAGGTGCGCGTGGCCAGCCTGCTGGCCGCCGGCAGCGTCGACGGCTCGCTGGCCAACCACCCCGCCCTGGTCGCCACGCTCTCGCGCATCTGCGAGGAATGCCATGTGCTGGTCGAGCACCAATATGAAATCCTCAACCAGGAAGTGCTGCCCGAACTGGCCGCCAACGGCGTCCACCTGGTGCGCCACAACGAGCGCAACGAAGCCCAGCGCGCCTGGGTCAAGGAATATTTCGACACCGAGGTGCGCCCGCTGCTGACGCCGATCGGCCTCGATCCGGCCCACCCCTTCCCCCAGGTCGTCAATAAAAGTCTCAATTTCATCGTTTCGCTGAACGGCAAGGACGCCTTCGGCCGTGGCACGGCGATCGCCATCGTCAAGGCGCCACGTGTGCTGCCGCGCGTGATCCGCCTGCCGGACGAGCTGTCCGACAGCGGCGGTGTGTCGTTCTGCCTGCTGTCTTCGATCATCCACGCGCATATCTCCGACCTGTTCGCAGGACGCGAAGTGATCGCCTATTCGCAATTCCGCGTTACCCGCGACAGCGACCTGTGGGTCGACGAGGACGAGGTCAAGAACCTGCGCCAGGCGCTCAAGGGTGAGTTGCAGGGACGCCAGTTCGGCACCTCGGTGCGGCTGGAAGTGGCCAAGAACTGCCCGCCGGAACTGTCGCAGTTCCTGCTCGACCAGTTCGGCCTGCACCAAAGCCGCCTGTACGCGGTCAACGGCCCGGTCAACCTGGTGCGCCTGACCGAGATCATGGACCACGTCGACAATCCGGCGCTGCGCTTCACCCCGTTCTTCCCGGGCATCGCCCAGAAACCCGGCAGCGCCGACATCTTCGCCGCGCTGCGCAAGGGCGATATCCTGCTGCACCATCCGTTCCAGTCGTTCCAGACCGTGATCGACTTCATCCGCAGCGCGGCGCTGGACCCGTCAGTGGTGGCGATCAAGCAAACCATTTACCGCACCGGCATGAACTCGGACCTGATGGAATCGCTGATCACGGCCGCGCGCATGGGCAAGGAAGTGACCGTCATCGTCGAGCTGAAGGCGCGCTTCGACGAGGAAGCCAACATCAACTGGGCGGATAAACTCGAGCAGGCCGGCGCCCAGGTGGTGTACGGCGTGGTCGGCCTGAAAACCCACGCCAAGGTGGCGCTGGTGATCCGCCGCGAGGAAGGCAAGCTGCGCTTCTACGCCCACCTCGGCACCGGCAACTATCACCCGACGACAACCAAGTTCTATACCGACTTCGGCCTGCTGACCTGCCATCCGGGCATCAGCCAGGAGGTCAACGAGGTGTTCATCCACCTGACCAGTCTCACCAAGCCGCACCGGCTGACGCATTTGTGGCTGGCGCCGTTCGCGCTGCAAAACGAGATCATCAAATGCATCCGCAACGAGGCGCGTATCGCGCGCGCCGGCCGCCCCGGACGTATTATTGTTAAGATGAACGCGCTGGTGGACGAATCGGTGATCCGCGCGCTGTACGCGGCGTCCAAGGACGGCGTCAAGATCGATCTGATCGTGCGCGGCGCGTGCACCCTGAAGCCGGGCGTGCCGGGCTTGTCGGAAAACATCCGCGTGCGCTCGATCATCGGCCGCTTCCTGGAGCACAGCCGCATTTATTACTTCCGCAACGATCTGGCGCACGACGTGATGCTGTCGAGCGCCGACTGGATGAGCCGCAACTTGTTCCGCCGCATCGAGGTGGCGTTCCCGATTCTGGACAAAACCCTCAAGCGGCGCGTGCTGGCCGAGGGCTTGAATCCGTATTTGAAGGACAATGTCAACGCATGGGAGCTGGAAGCGGACGGGCATTACACGCGGCGCAAGACGCGCGCCAAGCAGATCGGCTTTAGCGCCCAGCAGCATTTGATGGAAACGCTGGGCACGCCGGGGGCGAACCTCGGCGACGGCTAA
- the radA gene encoding DNA repair protein RadA, whose amino-acid sequence MAKAKTNYTCTECGGTSTKWTGQCASCQQWNTMVETLIETGGNNRYSQPQHMALAQTAPVLSLSDIDAIDVPRFGTGIEEFDRVLGGGLVAGGVVLIGGDPGIGKSTLLLQALANLSHLKKVLYVSGEESGAQIALRAKRLQVDARDLKLQAEIQLEKILGTLADLKPDVAVIDSIQTVYSDALSSAPGSVAQVRECAAQLTRVAKQTGITIILVGHVTKEGALAGPRVLEHIVDTVLYFEGDNHSSFRLVRAIKNRFGAVNELGVFAMTEKGLKGVSNPSALFLSQHDNQVPGSCVMVTQEGTRPLLVEIQALVDASHLPNARRLSVGLEQNRLAMLLAVLHRHAGIAAFDQDVFINAVGGVKITEPAADLAVLLAINSSMRNKPLPRGFVVFGEVGLAGEIRPAPRGQERLREAAKLGFSMAMIPTSNAPKQPIEGMTIIAVDRIDDAFNKLREIQ is encoded by the coding sequence ATGGCCAAGGCTAAAACCAACTATACCTGCACCGAATGCGGTGGCACGTCCACCAAGTGGACCGGGCAATGCGCCTCGTGCCAGCAATGGAACACGATGGTGGAAACACTCATCGAGACCGGCGGCAACAACCGCTATTCGCAGCCGCAGCACATGGCGCTGGCGCAGACCGCGCCGGTGTTGTCGCTGTCCGATATCGACGCCATCGACGTGCCGCGCTTCGGCACCGGCATCGAGGAGTTCGACCGCGTGCTCGGCGGCGGGCTGGTGGCCGGCGGCGTGGTGCTGATCGGCGGCGACCCGGGCATTGGCAAGTCGACCCTGCTGCTGCAGGCGCTGGCCAATCTGTCGCATTTAAAGAAAGTGTTATATGTCAGCGGCGAGGAATCCGGCGCCCAGATCGCGCTGCGCGCCAAGCGCTTGCAGGTCGACGCCCGCGATCTGAAACTGCAGGCCGAGATTCAGCTGGAAAAAATCCTCGGTACGCTGGCGGATCTGAAGCCGGACGTGGCCGTCATCGACTCGATCCAGACCGTCTATTCCGACGCGCTGAGCTCGGCGCCCGGTTCGGTGGCGCAGGTGCGCGAATGCGCGGCCCAGCTGACCCGCGTGGCCAAGCAGACCGGCATCACCATCATCCTGGTGGGCCACGTGACGAAAGAGGGCGCGCTGGCCGGTCCGCGCGTGCTCGAGCACATCGTCGACACCGTGCTGTATTTCGAGGGCGACAACCATTCGAGCTTCCGCCTGGTGCGGGCGATCAAGAACCGCTTCGGCGCCGTCAACGAGCTGGGCGTGTTCGCTATGACCGAGAAGGGGCTCAAGGGCGTATCGAACCCGTCGGCGCTGTTCCTGTCCCAGCACGACAACCAGGTGCCAGGCTCCTGCGTGATGGTGACGCAGGAGGGAACGCGGCCGCTGCTGGTGGAGATCCAGGCGCTGGTCGACGCCAGCCACCTGCCCAACGCGCGCCGCTTGTCGGTCGGCCTGGAGCAGAACCGGCTGGCGATGCTGTTGGCGGTCTTGCATCGCCACGCCGGCATCGCCGCCTTCGACCAGGACGTGTTCATCAACGCCGTCGGCGGCGTCAAGATCACCGAGCCGGCGGCCGACCTGGCGGTGCTGCTGGCGATCAATTCCTCGATGCGCAACAAGCCGTTGCCGCGCGGTTTCGTGGTATTCGGCGAGGTTGGCCTGGCCGGCGAGATCCGCCCGGCGCCGCGCGGCCAGGAGCGCCTGCGCGAGGCGGCTAAGCTCGGTTTCTCGATGGCGATGATTCCAACCTCCAACGCGCCCAAGCAACCGATCGAGGGCATGACGATTATTGCGGTCGATCGTATCGATGATGCCTTCAATAAGCTGCGCGAAATCCAATAA
- the sixA gene encoding phosphohistidine phosphatase SixA, with translation MDLILWRHAEAEDAAPGMSDLERSLTAKGVKQARRMGQWLNSQLPDSCRILTSPSVRTLQTVEALGRKYKIHTDLAPGADPSDILKAANWPGGKDSVLVVGHQPTLGQVASMLLTGDDLEWDIRKASAWWFAQRDPGNAMSVYLKAVMAADLVVK, from the coding sequence ATGGATCTCATTTTATGGCGGCATGCGGAAGCCGAGGATGCGGCGCCCGGCATGTCCGATCTGGAACGCTCGCTGACGGCCAAGGGCGTCAAGCAGGCGCGTCGCATGGGGCAATGGCTCAATTCGCAGCTGCCCGACAGCTGCCGCATATTGACCAGCCCTTCCGTGCGCACCTTGCAGACGGTCGAGGCGCTGGGACGCAAATATAAAATCCATACCGATCTGGCGCCCGGCGCCGATCCGTCCGATATCCTGAAGGCGGCCAACTGGCCCGGCGGCAAGGATTCGGTGCTGGTGGTCGGCCATCAACCGACTTTGGGCCAGGTCGCCTCGATGTTGTTGACGGGCGACGATCTCGAATGGGATATCCGCAAGGCCAGCGCCTGGTGGTTCGCGCAGCGCGATCCGGGCAATGCCATGAGCGTGTATCTAAAAGCGGTGATGGCGGCCGATCTGGTGGTGAAATAG
- a CDS encoding citrate synthase family protein: MVWMTATEALNILNVRPQTLYANVSRGKIRAKADDTDPRRSLYHRDDVLRMARRTNGRRKVDAVSAQAMQWGDPVLPSSISTTADGKLLYRGQDAAILANSATPEEIAALLWQCPPATIQAALPVKTAAAAAHGPANPGALATGLLTLATLAGNAPPSLARPLNDLHADAATILATLTEAITGPLPDAAARLSISARLAHAWHCPSQQDLIRRALVLMADHELNASTFATRVAISTGASLAAGVLAGFATLSGPLHGGAPAEFARLLALARQAGAHDAIAQWLASGRPLPGFGHRLYPEGDPRARAMLKMLPELQPYTDLAAEAEAQAGELPTVDFALPALAAACGLPDEAPFVLFALGRCVGWLAHALEQAQANRPIRPRARYVGAGLPQEPSRTT; encoded by the coding sequence ATGGTCTGGATGACCGCCACCGAAGCCCTGAACATCCTGAACGTCCGTCCGCAAACACTGTACGCCAACGTCAGTCGCGGCAAAATCCGCGCCAAGGCCGACGACACCGACCCGCGCCGCAGCCTCTACCACCGTGACGACGTGTTGCGCATGGCGAGGCGCACCAACGGCCGCCGCAAGGTCGACGCGGTCTCGGCGCAAGCCATGCAATGGGGCGACCCGGTACTGCCCTCGTCGATCTCGACGACGGCCGATGGCAAGCTGCTCTATCGCGGACAGGACGCGGCAATATTGGCGAATTCCGCGACACCGGAAGAGATCGCCGCGCTACTATGGCAATGCCCGCCAGCGACAATACAAGCCGCCCTGCCCGTCAAGACCGCAGCGGCAGCCGCGCACGGACCTGCCAACCCCGGCGCCCTCGCCACCGGCCTGCTCACCCTGGCAACCCTGGCCGGGAACGCTCCGCCCTCGCTGGCTCGGCCATTAAATGACCTGCACGCCGACGCCGCCACCATCCTGGCCACGCTCACCGAAGCCATCACCGGCCCGCTGCCGGACGCCGCCGCCCGCTTGAGCATCAGCGCCCGCCTGGCCCACGCCTGGCATTGCCCGTCCCAGCAAGACCTGATCCGCCGCGCGTTGGTGCTGATGGCCGACCACGAGCTCAACGCCTCCACCTTCGCCACCCGCGTCGCCATCTCGACCGGCGCCTCGCTGGCGGCCGGCGTGCTGGCCGGCTTCGCCACGCTCAGCGGTCCGCTGCACGGCGGCGCCCCGGCGGAATTCGCCCGGCTGCTCGCCCTCGCCAGACAGGCCGGCGCCCACGACGCCATCGCGCAATGGCTGGCGAGTGGAAGGCCCCTGCCCGGGTTCGGCCACCGGCTCTACCCGGAAGGCGACCCGCGCGCCCGCGCCATGCTGAAGATGCTGCCGGAATTGCAACCCTACACCGATCTGGCCGCCGAAGCCGAGGCGCAGGCGGGCGAGCTGCCCACGGTCGATTTCGCGCTGCCAGCGCTGGCGGCGGCGTGCGGCCTGCCGGACGAGGCGCCGTTTGTGTTGTTTGCTTTGGGAAGATGCGTCGGCTGGCTCGCCCATGCGTTGGAGCAAGCGCAAGCCAACCGTCCGATCAGGCCGCGCGCCCGGTATGTCGGGGCCGGCCTGCCGCAGGAGCCAAGTCGAACGACTTAG
- a CDS encoding polyamine ABC transporter substrate-binding protein produces MAGKFVGAALVAAGLMAAVGQVAAQAPEEKVLNIYNWSDYIAEDTVKNFEKETGIKVRYDVFDNNEILNSKLVAGKSGYDIVVPTAPWARLQIEGKLLRKLDKSKLPNLKNLDPAIQAKLASIDPANEYLVDWLWGYTTVGINVNKVKAALGNLPMPENAWDLLFKPEYVSKLKSCGVSFLDSPSEVLPAALMYLGKPAYSKNAGDYAEAGKLLSAIRPSVTLFSSSGYINDLANGAVCVSLGWSGDINIARQRAVDAKNGNVIEALIPKTPAALMFDTMAIPADAPHPNNAHLWINYIMRPEVHASLTNKVFYANPNAASLKFVRKDIAANKTIFLSEADKQRMAAPEAVPADIRRVITRTYTKFKTGR; encoded by the coding sequence ATGGCAGGGAAGTTCGTTGGCGCGGCGCTGGTCGCCGCAGGTTTGATGGCCGCCGTGGGGCAGGTCGCCGCCCAGGCGCCTGAGGAAAAAGTCCTCAACATCTATAACTGGTCCGATTACATCGCGGAAGACACGGTTAAAAACTTCGAAAAAGAAACGGGCATCAAGGTCCGTTATGATGTTTTCGACAACAACGAGATTCTCAATTCCAAGCTGGTGGCCGGCAAGTCCGGTTACGACATCGTGGTGCCGACCGCGCCGTGGGCGCGCCTGCAGATCGAAGGCAAGCTGCTGCGCAAGCTGGACAAGTCCAAGCTGCCGAACCTGAAGAACCTCGATCCGGCGATCCAGGCCAAGCTGGCCAGCATCGACCCGGCCAACGAATATCTGGTCGACTGGCTGTGGGGCTATACCACTGTCGGCATCAACGTCAACAAGGTCAAGGCCGCGCTGGGCAACCTGCCAATGCCGGAGAACGCCTGGGACCTGCTGTTCAAGCCTGAGTATGTGTCCAAGCTGAAATCGTGCGGCGTGTCGTTCCTGGATTCGCCGTCGGAGGTGTTGCCAGCGGCGTTGATGTATCTGGGCAAACCGGCGTACTCGAAAAACGCCGGGGACTACGCCGAAGCGGGCAAGCTGCTGTCGGCGATCCGTCCGAGCGTAACGTTGTTCAGCTCGTCGGGCTATATCAACGATCTGGCCAACGGCGCGGTTTGTGTTTCGTTGGGCTGGTCTGGTGATATCAACATCGCCCGCCAGCGCGCGGTCGATGCCAAGAACGGCAATGTGATCGAGGCGCTGATACCCAAGACGCCGGCGGCGTTGATGTTCGATACGATGGCGATTCCGGCCGACGCGCCGCATCCGAACAACGCGCATTTGTGGATCAATTACATTATGCGTCCGGAAGTGCACGCCAGCCTGACCAACAAGGTGTTTTACGCCAACCCGAACGCGGCCAGTTTGAAGTTCGTGCGCAAGGATATCGCGGCGAACAAGACGATTTTCCTGTCCGAGGCCGACAAGCAGCGCATGGCAGCGCCTGAGGCGGTGCCGGCGGATATCCGCCGCGTGATCACGCGCACCTATACCAAGTTCAAAACCGGCCGGTAG
- the fliD gene encoding flagellar filament capping protein FliD, translating into MATSINSATSAASTAVSSDIYKRVEQTMTAQNGAATKLNASLVRDQTKLSGLGQLQSVLADFQTLAAGLTGSGLSTSAASSAKTVLTATSTGAAKAGTYAIDVKQLAQGQFLTSEEFTSATTKIGGGATTTVKIDFGTAGGAKGFGTNGTASSKTITIDSTNNTLEGMAAAFKAAGVDVKVVKGDDGKFSLGIAGESGAANSMRISVSGDAALKGLLAFDPDGAQKLKQTTAAQNAILTVDGKEVTSPTNTMAKDNGIAGATLTLTGTGKSDVTIKQDASQIGANLKSFVAAYNDLNKKLQTLQQGALKGDTAIGQVVSQMSMLLKTGGGSVSISALGAAGVSQDAKGNMVVDDKKLQAALTADSSSVAKLFTNDGKGIADLMSSKASAFTSSTSVISKEAKQMNTEIASINGKRAVLTKALTAQANALVALYSAQAQTGAGSAINGAGGGTGTLFDMLG; encoded by the coding sequence ATGGCGACCTCCATCAACTCCGCGACCAGCGCCGCCAGCACGGCGGTCTCGAGCGACATCTACAAACGCGTCGAGCAGACCATGACGGCGCAAAACGGCGCGGCGACCAAGCTCAACGCTTCGCTGGTGCGCGACCAGACCAAGCTGTCGGGCCTGGGGCAGCTGCAAAGCGTGCTGGCTGATTTCCAGACGCTCGCCGCCGGCCTGACCGGTAGCGGCTTGAGCACCAGCGCCGCCAGCTCGGCCAAAACTGTCTTGACGGCCACTTCCACCGGCGCGGCCAAGGCCGGCACCTACGCGATCGACGTCAAGCAGCTCGCGCAGGGCCAGTTTCTGACCAGCGAGGAATTCACCTCCGCCACCACCAAGATCGGCGGCGGCGCCACCACCACCGTCAAGATCGACTTCGGCACCGCCGGCGGCGCCAAGGGCTTCGGCACCAACGGCACGGCCAGCAGCAAAACCATCACCATCGATAGCACCAACAACACGCTCGAGGGCATGGCCGCCGCGTTCAAGGCGGCCGGCGTGGACGTCAAGGTGGTCAAGGGTGACGACGGCAAGTTTTCGCTGGGTATCGCCGGCGAGAGCGGCGCGGCCAACAGCATGCGCATCAGCGTCAGCGGCGACGCCGCGCTCAAGGGCCTGCTGGCGTTCGATCCCGACGGCGCGCAAAAACTGAAGCAAACCACGGCGGCGCAAAACGCCATCCTGACGGTCGATGGCAAGGAAGTCACCAGTCCGACGAACACCATGGCGAAGGACAACGGCATCGCAGGCGCCACCCTGACCTTGACCGGCACCGGCAAATCCGACGTGACGATCAAACAGGATGCAAGCCAGATCGGCGCCAACCTGAAGTCCTTCGTGGCCGCCTACAACGATCTGAACAAGAAGTTGCAGACGCTGCAGCAGGGCGCACTGAAGGGCGATACCGCCATTGGCCAGGTGGTCAGCCAGATGAGCATGCTGCTGAAGACGGGCGGCGGCAGCGTGTCGATTTCCGCGCTGGGCGCGGCCGGCGTTAGCCAGGACGCCAAGGGCAATATGGTGGTCGACGATAAGAAATTGCAGGCGGCGTTGACGGCCGATTCGTCGTCGGTGGCCAAGTTGTTCACCAATGATGGCAAGGGCATCGCCGATTTGATGTCGTCCAAGGCGTCGGCGTTCACGTCCTCGACCAGCGTGATCAGCAAGGAAGCCAAGCAAATGAACACGGAAATCGCCAGCATCAACGGCAAGCGCGCCGTGCTGACCAAGGCGCTGACGGCGCAGGCCAACGCGCTGGTGGCGCTGTACAGCGCGCAGGCCCAGACCGGCGCCGGCAGCGCGATCAACGGCGCCGGCGGCGGCACCGGCACCTTGTTCGATATGCTGGGCTGA